In Prunus dulcis chromosome 2, ALMONDv2, whole genome shotgun sequence, a single genomic region encodes these proteins:
- the LOC117619359 gene encoding dirigent protein 22-like, with protein sequence MSSLFLYCSLFVFCSTLFHSTDGVLIRQFGRSDKTENVSHLHFFFHDILSGKNPTSVRIIGPPNGSSAGFGSTMMIDNALTEEQDPKSKIIGRAQGFYSMAAQNDIALLMVMTLVFEDGKHKGSTISILGRNPVLNDVREMPIVGGTGQFRFARGYVLAHTVWFDANTGDAIVEYNVYVSQS encoded by the coding sequence ATGTCTTCATTATTTCTCTATTGCTCTCTCTTCGTCTTCTGCTCTACCCTTTTCCATTCCACTGATGGAGTTCTAATTAGGCAATTTGGCAGATCCGATAAAACAGAAAACGTGAGCCATCTCCACTTTTTCTTCCATGATATCCTTAGTGGCAAAAACCCCACCTCTGTTAGAATTATCGGGCCCCCTAACGGCTCGAGTGCCGGATTTGGCAGTACTATGATGATTGATAATGCACTGACTGAAGAGCAAGACCCCAAATCGAAGATCATTGGAAGAGCACAAGGATTTTACTCCATGGCTGCACAAAATGATATTGCATTACTTATGGTCATGACTCTTGTTTTTGAGGACGGCAAGCACAAGGGGAGTACAATTAGCATTCTTGGGAGGAATCCAGTTCTCAACGATGTGAGAGAGATGCCGATTGTTGGCGGCACAGGGCAGTTCAGGTTCGCTCGTGGTTATGTCTTAGCTCATACTGTTTGGTTTGATGCTAATACAGGAGATGccattgttgagtacaatgtTTATGTGTCACAATCATGA